In Salvia splendens isolate huo1 unplaced genomic scaffold, SspV2 ctg1025, whole genome shotgun sequence, the following are encoded in one genomic region:
- the LOC121788371 gene encoding dnAJ-like protein slr0093, producing MDSNSNLNPPPPTYKDYYKILQLDYDATDHNIRLNYRKLALKWHPDKHKGDAAATSIFQEINEAYSVLSDPDKRLEYDLNGNYEIDKYTLREYLSRFKGMILTCNGLGMTQTSKWSQTLMELNDLKEN from the exons ATGGACTCCAATTCCAATCTCAATCCCCCTCCGCCAACTTACAAG GATTACTACAAGATCTTACAACTCGATTATGATGCAACTGACCACAACATCCGCCTCAATTACCGCAAGCTCGCTCTG AAATGGCATCCTGACAAACACAAGGGTGATGCTGCTGCTACCTCTATATTTCAAGAAATTAATGAAGCTTATTCtg TGTTAAGTGATCCAGATAAGAGACTTGAATATGATTTGAATGGAAATTATGAGATTGACAAGTATACTCTGCGG GAATATTTATCGAGATTCAAAGGAATGATACTCACTTGTAATGGTCTTGGTATGACACAAACATCAAAATG GTCACAGACACTAATGGAACTCAATGATTTAAAGGAAAATTGA